In the Drosophila biarmipes strain raj3 chromosome X, RU_DBia_V1.1, whole genome shotgun sequence genome, one interval contains:
- the LOC108025588 gene encoding calcineurin subunit B-like codes for MSEGFVQNIRIRATRGIGRFDAMGTAASRHLTGEELLQIQAETGFSLARLDYLYGHYQALDRDSEDRVLRSELLRVPPVAAHPLAERLVDAVLHPSLGFRHFVGGLANFRRGEPLDRKLASTLRLFDEDGDGLLSAEQCHALLARLPATRREARAMRWRLNQILAEKDKLDAADFGHITRGLDLEQSLSLRFHCFE; via the exons ATGAGTGAGGGCTTTGTCCAGAACATCCGGATCAGGG CTACGCGAGGGATTGGGAGATTCGATGCCATGGGCACGGCCGCCTCCCGTCACCTGACCGGCGAGGAGCTGCTGCAAATCCAGGCCGAGACGGGATTCTCGCTGGCCCGACTGGACTACCTGTACGGCCACTATCAGGCCCTCGATCGCGACTCCGAGGATCGGGTACTGAGGAGCGAACTGCTGCGGGTGCCGCCGGTGGCCGCCCATCCGCTGGCGGAGCGGCTGGTGGACGCCGTGCTGCATCCGTCGCTCGGTTTCCGGCACTTCGTGGGCGGCCTGGCCAACTTCCGGCGCGGCGAGCCGCTCGACCGGAAGTTGGCCTCCACGCTGCGCCTCTTCGACGAGGATGGAGACGGGCTGCTCAGTGCCGAGCAGTGCCACGCCCTTCTGGCCCGCCTCCCGGCGACGCGGCGGGAAGCGCGGGCGATGCGCTGGCGCCTCAATCAGATCCTCGCCGAGAAGGATAAGCTGGACGCCGCGGACTTTGGCCACATCACCAGGGGCCTGGACCTGGAGCAGAGTCTCTCGCTGCGATTCCACTGTTTCGAGTGA
- the LOC108025670 gene encoding uncharacterized protein LOC108025670, which produces MHVVGALVNLLLISACLYAMYSLTPADHPYGYMAASFSLVHGLLGLVHSYTEEPDECGRTFLISASILEVIPLPLANIEFYLVSDQSGVALVHGLSLIPLFYDMIGKMGDDWDSSTETLKDLALLGNIGSTLYLALKDGNHLYFGVAATAFVARYGAALADRLVEGFGAHVATLGNAGILALMTYALAEA; this is translated from the coding sequence ATGCACGTGGTTGGGGCTCTAGTCAATCTGCTGCTGATCTCGGCCTGCCTCTACGCGATGTACTCGCTGACGCCGGCGGACCATCCGTACGGCTACATGGCGGCCTCGTTCAGCCTGGTCCACGGCCTGCTGGGCCTGGTGCACTCCTACACGGAGGAGCCGGACGAGTGCGGGCGCACCTTCCTGATCTCGGCCAGCATACTGGAGGTCATCCCGCTGCCGCTGGCGAACATCGAGTTCTACCTGGTATCCGATCAATCGGGAGTGGCGCTGGTGCACGGCCTGTCCCTCATCCCGCTGTTCTACGACATGATCGGCAAGATGGGCGACGACTGGGACAGCTCCACGGAGACGCTGAAGGACCTCGCCCTGCTGGGCAACATCGGCTCCACCCTGTACCTGGCGCTCAAGGACGGCAACCATCTGTACTTCGGCGTGGCGGCCACCGCCTTCGTGGCCCGCTATGGAGCCGCCCTGGCCGATCGCCTCGTCGAGGGCTTCGGCGCCCACGTGGCCACGCTGGGCAACGCCGGAATCCTGGCCCTCATGACCTACGCACTCGCCGAGGCTTAA
- the LOC108025914 gene encoding RNA-binding protein pno1, whose product MEVENIKADAFEPVKRAPKRGATGGGQQDVEMQVDEATGIEGQVLGSLRASAPPKAKRARSELRKVSVPPHRYSSLKEHWMKIFTPVVEHMKLQIRFNMKARQVELRVGPETPDIANLQRGADFVRAFLCGFEVDDALALLRLEDLFVESFEIKDVKTLRGDHQSRAIGRLAGKGGRTKFTIENVTKTRIVLADSKIHILGSYQNIQLARRAVCNLILGSPPSKVYGNLRAVASRLSERM is encoded by the coding sequence ATGGAGGTAGAGAACATCAAGGCGGACGCATTCGAGCCGGTGAAGCGGGCGCCCAAGCGCGGGGCCACCGGCGGTGGCCAGCAGGACGTGGAGATGCAGGTGGACGAGGCCACCGGCATCGAGGGCCAGGTGCTGGGCTCCCTGCGAGCCTCAGCGCCGCCCAAGGCCAAGCGGGCCAGGAGCGAGCTGCGCAAGGTGTCGGTGCCGCCGCACAGGTACTCCTCGCTGAAGGAGCACTGGATGAAGATCTTCACGCCCGTGGTGGAGCACATGAAGCTGCAGATCCGCTTCAACATGAAGGCGCGCCAGGTGGAGCTGCGCGTCGGCCCCGAGACGCCGGACATTGCCAACCTGCAGCGCGGCGCGGACTTTGTGCGCGCCTTCCTCTGCGGCTTCGAGGTGGACGATGCCCTGGCCCTGCTCCGACTCGAAGACCTCTTCGTCGAGTCGTTCGAGATCAAGGACGTGAAGACGCTGCGCGGTGACCACCAGTCGCGTGCCATTGGTCGGCTCGCCGGCAAGGGTGGACGCACCAAGTTCACCATCGAGAACGTGACCAAGACCCGCATCGTGCTAGCCGACAGCAAGATCCACATCCTCGGCAGCTACCAGAACATCCAGCTGGCTCGGCGGGCGGTCTGCAACCTCATCCTGGGTTCGCCGCCAAGCAAGGTGTACGGCAACCTGCGGGCCGTCGCCTCGCGCCTCTCGGAGCGCATGTGA
- the LOC108025913 gene encoding syntaxin-16, which produces MTSRNLTEVFVIMRNNASKNRSHYDDRRGSDAERLLKHSVREAEEGLELQDDYGTPPAWLDKFEEAQYTMSKIKPKLDELGSLHARHLLRPAFDDQRDDECDIEVLSQIVSKLITSTHRHIQCVRSSIGVGSKVEQCLTANAVHCALLQLQELTVKFRASQNAYLLQLNSREERSQKYFDDGGGAGDVFTNVELGDQGVENFVDSFDNFLQPPAEGKASNGNSYLFEDDDQAIDDHFQRPPASRMTQQQLLLFEEENSRVAQHREQEVTKIVKSIYDLNDIFKDLGHMVQEQGTVLDRIDYNVEQTQTRVSEGLRQLHKAEMYQRKNRKMCVILVLAAVTFFMLLLLILTKL; this is translated from the exons ATGACGTCCCGCAACCTGACGGAGGTGTTCGTCATCATGCGCAACAATGCGTCCAAGAACCGGAGCCACTACGACGACCGG AGGGGCAGTGATGCGGAGCGCCTGCTGAAGCACTCGGTGCgggaggcggaggaggggcTGGAGCTGCAGGACGACTACGGCACACCGCCCGCCTGGCTGGACAAGTTCGAGGAGGCGCAGTACACCATGTCCAA AATCAAGCCGAAGCTGGACGAACTGGGCTCGCTGCACGCCCGCCACCTGCTGCGACCCGCCTTCGATGACCAGCGGGACGACGAGTGCGACATCGAGGTGCTCAGCCAGATCGTCTCCAAGCTGATCACCTCCACGCACCGGCACATCCAGTGCGTGCGCTCCAGCATCGGCGTGGGCAGCAAGGTGGAGCAGTGCCTCACAGCCAACGCGGTGCACTGCGCCCTGCTCCAGCTGCAGGAGCTGACGGTGAAGTTCCGGGCCAGCCAGAATGCCTACCTGCTGCAGCTCAACTCCCGCGAGGAGCGCTCGCAGAAGTACTTCGACGACGGCGGCGGCGCCGGCGATGTCTTCACCAACGTCGAGCTGGGCGACCAGGGCGTCGAGAACTTCGTCGACTCCTTCGACAACTTCCTGCAGCCGCCGGCAGAGGGCAAGGCCAGCAATGGCAACAGCTATCTGTTCGAGGACGACGACCAGGCCATCGATGATCACTTCCAGAGGCCGCCGGCCAGCCGGATGacccagcagcagctgctgctcttCGAGGAGGAGAACTCCAGGGTGGCGCAGCACCGCGAGCAGGAGGTGACCAAGATCGTCAAGTCCATCTACGACCTGAACGACATCTTCAAGGACCTGGGCCACATGGTCCAGGAGCAGGGCACCGTGCTGGATCGCATCGACTACAATGTGGAGCAGACGCAGACGCGCGTCTCGGAGGGACTGCGCCAGCTGCACAAGGCCGAGATGTATCAGCGCAAGAACCGCAAGATGTGCGTCATCCTGGTCCTGGCCGCGGTCACCTTCttcatgctgctgctgctcatcCTGACCAAGCTCTAG